In Camelina sativa cultivar DH55 chromosome 16, Cs, whole genome shotgun sequence, a single window of DNA contains:
- the LOC104750064 gene encoding putative GATA transcription factor 13 — protein MSNGSWLPEEDFKGLADNFFDNLVEHMDEFPLEDIETADDDEEEDWVTGFKNLGPPPLDVLTSLSSEFNCKVQRVRVHKPATIVKQSSSSDVSSTVDNSPPDVKVSKLFQSSSPVSVVDNNTNGSVLSQNQNRIQRLAFLVKGIRSKRKRPTTLRFFQSLGAEMSQHFVSDESESETYLSSESSAKKRKKNKSRPAPSVSSPELFNSDGTVRKCTHCETTRTPQWREGPCGRNTLCNACGVRFRSGRLVPEYRPASSPTFIPTVHSNSHRKIIEMKTKTERSEHRD, from the exons ATGAGTAACGGTTCTTGGTTACCTGAAGAGGACTTCAAGGGTCTAGCCGATAATTTCTTTGATAATCTTGTTGAGCATATGGATGAGTTCCCCCTTGAAGACATCGAAactgctgatgatgatgaggaagaagattggGTTACCGGGTTTAAAAACCTCGGCCCTCCACCATTGGATGTGCTAACGAGTTTGTCCTCTGAGTTCAATTGCAAGGTACAGCGTGTGCGAGTCCACAAGCCTGCAACCATTGTG AAGCAGTCGAGTTCTTCGGATGTCTCTTCTACTGTTGATAACTCCCCTCCTGATGTCAAAGTCTCGAAGCTGTTTCAGTCTTCAAGCCCAGTCTCAGTTGTCGACAACAACACCAACGGTTCCGTCTTgtcccaaaaccaaaacagaattCAGAGACTGGCCTTTCTTGTGAAAGGCATCAGAAGCAAACGCAAACGCCCCACAACGCTTAGATTCTTCCAGTCACTTGGAGCAGAGATGTCTCAGCATTTCGTTTCGGATGAATCAGAATCTGAAACTTACCTCTCTTCCGAGAGTTCTGCCAAGAAGCGCAAGAAGAACAAGAGCCGTCCGGCCCCGTCGGTCTCCAGTCCAGAACTATTTAACTCAGACGGGACAGTCCGGAAATGCACTCATTGCGAGACAACTAGGACACCGCAGTGGAGGGAAGGACCATGTGGGCGTAACACCCTATGCAATGCTTGCGGAGTACGGTTCAGGTCAGGCCGCCTTGTTCCAGAATACCGTCCAGCATCAAGCCCGACCTTCATCCCAACCGTGCATTCAAATTCGCATAGAAAGATCATTGAGATGAAGACTAAAACAGAAAGATCCGAGCATAGAGACTAA
- the LOC104750065 gene encoding putative GATA transcription factor 13, which translates to MSNGSWLPEEDLKVLEDNFFDTLVDDMDDFPLENIETADDDEEDRVAGFQNLGSPLPLDVLTSLYTQFTCKKQASSSDVSPTVDSSPPDVKVLKLIKSSSPVSVIENTNGSALSHNQNRIQRLGAEMSQQLVPDESESETYLSSENSAKKKRKKQKTPAPKCTHCETTRTPQWREGPRGPKTLCNACGVRFRSGRLFPEYRPASSPTFIPTVHSNMHRKIVEMRRKGEGQLDT; encoded by the exons ATGAGTAACGGTTCTTGGTTACCTGAAGAGGACTTGAAGGTTCTAGAGGATAATTTCTTCGATACTCTTGTTGATGATATGGATGATTTTCCCCTTGAAAACATCGAAAccgctgatgatgatgaggaagatcgGGTTGCTGGGTTTCAAAACCTCGGGTCTCCTCTACCATTGGATGTGCTAACAAGTTTGTACACTCAGTTCACTTGCAAG AAGCAGGCGAGTTCTTCAGATGTCTCGCCTACTGTTGATAGCTCCCCTCCTGATGTCAAAGTCTTGAAGCTAATTAAGTCTTCAAGCCCAGTCTCAGTTATCGAGAACACCAATGGTTCCGCCTTGTCCCATAACCAAAACAGAATTCAGAGACTTGGAGCAGAGATGTCTCAGCAGTTGGTTCCGGATGAATCAGAATCTGAAACTTACCTCTCCTCTGAGAATTCTGCCAAGAAGAAACGCAAGAAACAGAAGACTCCTGCCCCGAAATGCACTCATTGCGAGACAACCAGGACCCCGCAGTGGAGGGAAGGACCCCGTGGACCTAAAACCCTCTGCAATGCTTGCGGAGTACGGTTCAGATCAGGCCGTCTTTTTCCAGAATACCGTCCAGCATCAAGCCCGACCTTCATCCCAACTGTACATTCAAATATGCACAGAAAGATCGTAGAGATGAGAAGGAAAGGTGAAGGCCAGCTTGATACCTGA
- the LOC104750066 gene encoding putative GATA transcription factor 13, with translation MNNGSWLPEEDFKGLEDNFFDNFVEHMDDIPLEDIETADDDEEDWVTGFKNLGPPPLDVLTSLSSEFNCKVQRVRVHKPATIVKQSSSSDVSSTVDNFPPDVKVSKLFQSTSPVSVLENSNGSALSQNQNRIQRLAFLVKGIRSKRKRPTTLRFFQSLGAEMSQMFVPEESESENSAKKKRKKYRSPPQSVCHSPELFNPDGTVRKCTHCETTRTPQWREGPCGRKTLCNACGVRFRSGRLVPEYRPASSPTFVPTVHSNSHRKIIEMRRKDEGQPDTRKIRTVTS, from the exons ATGAATAACGGTTCTTGGTTACCTGAAGAGGACTTCAAGGGTCTAGAGGATAATTTCTTTGATAATTTTGTTGAGCATATGGATGATATTCCCCTTGAAGACATTGAAAccgctgatgatgatgaggaagattgGGTTACCGGGTTTAAAAACCTCGGCCCTCCACCATTGGATGTGCTAACGAGTTTGTCCTCTGAGTTCAATTGCAAGGTGCAGCGTGTGCGAGTCCACAAGCCTGCAACCATTGTG AAGCAGTCGAGTTCTTCGGATGTCTCTTCTACTGTTGATAACTTCCCTCCTGATGTCAAAGTCTCGAAGTTATTTCAGTCTACAAGTCCAGTCTCAGTTCTCGAGAACAGCAATGGTTCCGCCTTgtcccaaaaccaaaacagaattCAGAGATTGGCCTTCCTTGTGAAAGGCATCAGAAGCAAGCGCAAACGCCCCACAACGCTGAGATTCTTCCAGTCACTTGGAGCAGAGATGTCTCAGATGTTTGTTCCGGAGGAATCAGAATCTGAGAATTCTGCCAAGAAGAAACGCAAGAAATATAGGAGTCCTCCCCAGTCGGTCTGTCACAGTCCAGAACTATTTAACCCAGATGGGACAGTCCGGAAGTGCACTCATTGCGAGACAACTAGGACCCCGCAGTGGAGGGAAGGACCCTGTGGGCGTAAAACCCTCTGTAATGCTTGCGGAGTACGGTTCAGATCAGGCCGTCTTGTTCCAGAATACCGTCCAGCATCAAGCCCGACCTTCGTCCCAACCGTGCATTCAAATTCGCACAGAAAGATCATAGAGATGAGAAGGAAAGATGAAGGCCAGCCTGATACCAGAAAGATCCGTACCGTGACTTCCTGA